Proteins co-encoded in one Setaria viridis chromosome 9, Setaria_viridis_v4.0, whole genome shotgun sequence genomic window:
- the LOC117837603 gene encoding protein ALP1-like — protein MSRPLFLRIVDELGKWSDYFTTKVDALNRQGLTPLQKCTAAIRQLANGSAADHLDEYLKLGESTALEAMKMFVQGVIEIFGGHYLRRPTVEDAERLLKIGESRGFPGMFGSIDCMHWHWERCPNAWKGQFTRGDQKVPTIILEAVASHDLWIWHAFFGVAGSNNDINVLNQSTLFIDELKGHAPRVHYMVNGNQYNTGYYLADGIYPEWAVFVKSISLPITEKDKLFAQEQESKRKDIERAFGVLRHRFCILKRPARLYDRGELEKVIRACIILHNMIVEDEKTEENIEENLDLNETPSTTTVEAPAFSPEDYVSFDRILENDADI, from the coding sequence ATGTCCAGGCCACTCTTTCTACGCATCGTTGATGAGTTAGGCAAGTGGTCCGATTATTTCACTACAAAGGTGGATGCTCTTAATCGTCAAGGCCTAACACCACTGCAGAAATGCACAGCGGCAATTCGTCAATTGGCTAATGGTAGTGCTGCAGATCATCTAGATGAATATTTAAAACTTGGAGAAAGTACTGCATTAGAGGCGATGAAGATGTTTGTCCAAGGTGTTATCGAAATTTTTGGTGGACACTATTTGAGGCGCCCTACTGTGGAAGATGCTGAGCGTTTGCTTAAAATTGGTGAGAGTCGAGGTTTTCCTGGCATGTTCGGGAGTATTGACTGTATGCATTGGCATTGGGAGAGATGTCCCAATGCATGGAAGGGCCAATTCACTCGGGGCGATCAAAAAGTTCCAACCATAATACTTGAGGCTGTAGCTTCTCATGATCTTTGGATTTGGCATGCATTCTTTGGAGTTGCTGGTTCTAATAATGATATCAATGTTCTAAACCAGTCAACTCTATTTATTGACGAGCTAAAGGGGCATGCTCCTCGGGTGCACTACATGGTCAACGGAAATCAGTATAACACCGgttattatcttgctgatggaatATACCCTGAATGGGCTGTGTTTGTGAAGTCAATATCCTTGCCCATCACCGAGAAGGACAAGTTATTTGCACAGGAACAAGAATCCAAGAGAAAGGATATTGAACGAGCTTTTGGTGTCTTGCGACATCGATTTTGCATTTTGAAGCGACCAGCTCGTCTATATGATCGAGGAGAACTTGAGAAAGTTATCCGAGCGTGCATCATACTTCACAATATGATAGTCGAAGATGAAAAAACAGAAGAGAATATTGAAGAGAATCTTGATTTGAATGAAACTCCAAGTACAACGACTGTTGAAGCACCAGCATTCTCCCCTGAAGATTACGTCTCGTTTGACAGAATACTAGAGAATGATGCTGATATTTGA
- the LOC140221420 gene encoding uncharacterized protein: MQTRRRARLSSRPYSAVAAAEPCPRGWLAVRRSRPSKRARRVVTTIPQGDGDDDGTPLTDEILVGIFAGLPDFSDLVRCAATCRRWCRLVSGEAAFICRAKRCWTPPSPLIRSLALGFFYSPRHGAAPRFAATASASRRLGLRQPSLNALIQGLDDGLFDASRLVASRNGLLVVELQRRKRERALKLCVCNPMTGEVTVLPPLGGKEIVSPFACTVLTADDYYNNDDKSPVSVVCEPPSSPSSYHLLLVYARRGFTACRTYVSDGCRWGPEAKVRDAAPLGKKAMASMTGTGAVVVRNVAYWHVKNIAFGVRLDTLRAEHVGMPVSGHDPAGNTLLGVSPDGRLRVVQVVESMCATPATVKRRVAINVDTRRATGKEWDLEVIEVVGRFLPAETTWLRLRWMCEKSGVVFFTAGCGDLRKDVYAMSLDKQEVEKVASHHDGGGGIPSSWADLRGYEMDRTSYLSSLVMDEDDP, from the coding sequence ATGCAGAcccggcgccgcgcccgcctcTCTTCCCGGCCCTACTCTGCCGTCGCGGCCGCGGAGCCATGCCCCAGGGGATGGCTGGCCGTCCGGCGCAGCAGGCCGTCCAAGCGTGCGCGGCGGGTGGTCACGACGATCCCGCAAGGcgacggggacgacgacggcacgCCGCTCACGGACGAGATCCTGGTCGGCATCTTCGCTGGCCTGCCGGATTTCTCCGACCTCGTCCGCTGCGCGGCCACCTGCAGGCGGTGGTGCCGCCTGGTGTCCGGCGAGGCCGCCTTCATCTGCCGCGCCAAACGCTGctggacgccgccgtcgccgctcatCCGCAGCCTCGCCCTCGGCTTCTTCTACTCACCCCGCCACGGTGCCGCGCCGCGCTTCGCCGCCACTGCGTCCGCCTCGCGCCGGCTCGGCCTCCGGCAGCCGTCGCTGAACGCGCTCATCCAGGGCCTGGATGACGGGCTCTTCGACGCGTCCCGACTCGTCGCCTCCCGGAacggcctcctcgtcgtcgagCTCCAGCGCCGGAAGCGCGAGCGGGCCCTGAAGCTCTGCGTCTGCAACCCCATGACCGGCGAGGTGACCGTCCTGCCGCCCCTCGGAGGCAAGGAGATCGTCAGCCCCTTCGCTTGCACCGTCCTCACCGCAGACGACTACTACAACAACGACGACAAAAGTCCCGTCAGCGTCGTCTGCGAACCACCTAGCTCACCGTCCTCTTACCACCTACTCCTCGTGTACGCCCGGCGAGGCTTTACGGCATGCCGGACCTACGTGTCCGACGGCTGCCGCTGGGGCCCGGAGGCGAAGGTGCGGGACGCTGCTCCTCTGGGGAAGAAGGCGATGGCATCAATGACGGGCACGGGCGCCGTCGTGGTCCGCAACGTGGCTTACTGGCACGTGAAGAACATTGCCTTCGGGGTGCGCCTCGACACGCTGCGCGCAGAGCACGTGGGCATGCCCGTGTCCGGGCACGACCCCGCCGGGAACACCCTGCTGGGCGTCTCGCCGGACGGGCGGCTGCGCGTCGTCCAGGTCGTGGAATCAATGTGCGCGACCCCGGCGACGGTCAAGCGGAGGGTCGCCATTAACGTGGACACGCGGAGGGCCACCGGCAAGGAATGGGATCTCGAGGTGATCGAGGTGGTGGGGCGGTTCCTGCCGGCCGAGACGACGTGGTTGCGGCTGCGGTGGATGTGCGAGAAGAGCGGGGTCGTCTTCTTCACCGCCGGGTGCGGCGACTTGAGGAAGGACGTGTACGCAATGAGCCTGGACAAGCAAGAGGTTGAGAAGGTGGCGAGCCAccacgatggcggcggcgggattcCGTCGTCGTGGGCTGATTTGCGTGGGTACGAGATGGACCGGACGTCGTACCTGTCCTCGCTCGTCATGGACGAGGACGACCCATAA